The proteins below are encoded in one region of Thermoanaerobaculia bacterium:
- a CDS encoding bifunctional 3,4-dihydroxy-2-butanone-4-phosphate synthase/GTP cyclohydrolase II — protein sequence DDTVSANEKLGFPPDIRDYGVGCQILRDLGVRKMRLMTNNPSKYVAIDGYGLSIVERVPLEVRPTEKTKRYLEAKKNKMGHLLKMV from the coding sequence AGACGACACGGTCTCGGCCAACGAGAAGCTCGGGTTCCCGCCCGACATCCGGGATTACGGTGTCGGCTGCCAGATCCTCCGGGACCTGGGCGTCCGAAAGATGCGGCTCATGACGAACAATCCATCGAAGTACGTCGCGATCGACGGCTACGGTCTCTCGATCGTCGAGCGGGTCCCCCTCGAGGTGCGCCCCACCGAGAAGACGAAGCGCTACCTCGAGGCGAAGAAGAACAAGATGGGGCACCTGCTGAAAATGGTTTGA